The DNA sequence TCATTAAATATGCATTATTTTTGTAAATAACATTATGTTCTATATCACTCCAAAAAATATTTACCATAGATTTAATTTGAATTTCAAAGCTAATTTTCTTATCTCCATATAAAAACAATCCATCTATCCTATATATCTCAAATCCATTTTTTTGTTTTCTCGGTTGCTCTTTATCTAGTCTTATCCTTATATTTTCATTCTCTTCATTATAGTAATATATACTGTCTTCTGTTTTATTAAAATAATTTTTTAATAATTTGTATATTTTACGTTCTTCTTCTATAAATCTACACTCTAATCTAACCCCTATCAAATCTGATAAGTTGTGTATTAATTCCTTAGGCGTTTTATATCTTTTTAAATATTTATTTCTTATTATCTTCTCTCTTAAACTATACTCCGTTTTAACTCTTGAATTAACATTTAAATAGTCTTGGTCATATCTATTAAGTATATTTTCAAAGTAATTTATTAATTCATCTGACAGCATATTAAGAGTAGGTGTTATTTCCTTAAGTATTTCTAGTGATCCATCTATGTATTCAAATTCTTTCAAGCTCATAACAAGTTCTCCTTGATGTCTTTTTTTGTATATTATAAATATTACACAAAAACACTAATTTAATCAAATAACGAAATTGTAATCTTGATTAAAACTTAATAGTAGTTTAATTTTGTAGTTTTTTAATATTAAATATTTTCATTAATATAAAAAATAAATCTATAATAGCTATACAAAAGTTATATTCATATAGCTACTATAGATTAGCATTTAATATTCATTTTTTAATGAAGTTTGCCTCTTTTTACATATATTTTCCTCATGTTCTAAAATATCTCTACCTTTTTTTATATAGAAGAATACTGAGAAAAATACAGTAAGCAACTCTGATATTGGTATTGCTAACCATATACCATCTAACCCTATAAGGCTTGGAAGTATTATTATTGTAGCAACTACAAATATCAGTGATCTTAAAACTGATATTATAGCAGATATTTGACCATTTCCTATAGCTGTAAAATATCCTGACATGAATATATTAAGTCCTATAAGCAAAAATCCATAGGAAAATAGTTTAATTCCTTCTGTTGCAATAGCATATACCTGCTTATCTTGAGTAAACACACCAATTATATTTTCCCCTAAAAACATGGATATTAAAAATATTACTATAGAACTCCATCCTATAGTTAAAAAACTATGTTTTAAACTTTCTTTTATTTTCTCTTTATTTTTAGCCCCAAAGTTATAACTAATCATAGGAGATATACCAACAGATACTCCAAAATATACAGCTATAAAGAAATAATAAATGTAAATTATAATAGACATTGCAGCAATTCCATTTTCACCACTAAAAGCTAGTATACTTTTATTAAATAAAAATGTAGTTATTCCTGTTGATAATTCTGTAAACATCTCAGAGATACCATTATAACAAGAGTTAAGTAGCGCTTTAAAATCTGCTTTCGGTTTTGTAAATTTCAAGTTAGATTTACTACTTATAAAGTAAATTAATCCTACTAACCCAGATACAGTTATAGCTATATAAGTACCTAACCCAGCTCCAAGTATACCCATTTTAAATATTCTTATAAATAAAAAATCTAAAACTATATTTAGAATTAATCCTAAACTAGACATTAAAAGTGCT is a window from the Paraclostridium sordellii genome containing:
- a CDS encoding MATE family efflux transporter encodes the protein MEEVFLKKQNYKEFLKFVFPSIVTMIFLSFYTTIDGFFVSRYVNSDALASINIVIPITCIVFGISVMLATGSGALVGIKLGERDKKGANQLFSFTTVVLIIIGIALTILGVIFLKPILMFLGTTEKLLPYAKPYGIVTILMTIPMMLKLYFEYYTRVDGSPKVALLMSSLGLILNIVLDFLFIRIFKMGILGAGLGTYIAITVSGLVGLIYFISSKSNLKFTKPKADFKALLNSCYNGISEMFTELSTGITTFLFNKSILAFSGENGIAAMSIIIYIYYFFIAVYFGVSVGISPMISYNFGAKNKEKIKESLKHSFLTIGWSSIVIFLISMFLGENIIGVFTQDKQVYAIATEGIKLFSYGFLLIGLNIFMSGYFTAIGNGQISAIISVLRSLIFVVATIIILPSLIGLDGIWLAIPISELLTVFFSVFFYIKKGRDILEHEENICKKRQTSLKNEY